Proteins encoded within one genomic window of Gimesia sp.:
- the ptsP gene encoding phosphoenolpyruvate--protein phosphotransferase: MLVKRGIAVSPGVNFGPALILGAEDFRIPRQFVSVNVIETEIARLRSALDAVCEEIAVNERLASDKLGEQYGAIFAAHLQMVSSPRLREEIETLIRDKCYSPEHASSRVFRRYTKLVQHLGDNYLAERASDIIDLEKRLLKQLLGEKREELSNLTTPIVVLANNLTPSETAGLAKEYVLGFATEVGGRTSHTSILAGALEIPAVVGLGEFLSDVSGGDMVIVDGNNGEIIIDPDEETLARYKDTGERQRSMAARLASRRKIRSETKDGTRIHVMGNIEFPNEVEHCAERGADGIGLYRTEFLYLQSNTEPTEEIHYDAYCRVVQAAQNRPIVIRTLDLGADKIPRGYRHLAKEGMNPALGLRSVRLSLRDLPLFKTQLRAIFRAAVHGDVRIMFPLISTLLEWRQAKMIVGDVLEDLEERGVDFNPNIPIGMMVEVPAAALLAEEFAEEVDFFSIGTNDLIQYTLAVDRSDPAVSSLYNSADPSILRLIKMVVEAARKKNIPVTVCGQMSSDLKSIPLLAGLGIRQISATPLAIPEVKEVIRHLTIARAEEIAAHAMTIDVARDVESYLRGELYKICPDLFDEELPL; the protein is encoded by the coding sequence ATGCTTGTAAAACGTGGAATTGCAGTTTCTCCGGGAGTAAATTTCGGCCCCGCCCTGATTCTGGGTGCGGAGGACTTTCGCATACCGCGGCAATTCGTCAGCGTCAATGTGATCGAAACCGAAATCGCTCGCCTGCGTTCTGCGCTCGATGCGGTCTGTGAAGAGATCGCCGTAAATGAAAGACTCGCTTCCGACAAACTGGGGGAACAGTACGGTGCCATTTTCGCCGCACACCTGCAGATGGTCAGTTCTCCCCGGCTTCGTGAAGAGATCGAGACTCTGATCCGGGATAAATGCTATTCTCCCGAGCACGCTTCCAGCCGAGTCTTTAGACGTTACACAAAGCTGGTACAGCACCTGGGCGACAATTACCTGGCGGAACGCGCCAGCGATATCATCGATCTGGAAAAGCGGCTGCTGAAACAACTGCTGGGCGAAAAACGCGAAGAACTATCCAACCTGACAACACCCATCGTCGTCCTCGCCAATAACCTGACCCCCAGCGAAACGGCGGGGCTGGCCAAAGAATATGTGCTCGGCTTTGCTACCGAAGTCGGAGGTCGCACCAGCCATACCTCGATTCTGGCAGGTGCTCTGGAAATTCCAGCCGTTGTCGGACTGGGAGAATTTCTCTCCGATGTCTCCGGCGGTGATATGGTCATTGTTGACGGCAACAACGGCGAAATCATCATTGACCCCGATGAAGAGACGCTGGCCCGATACAAGGATACCGGCGAACGTCAGCGTTCGATGGCAGCCCGACTGGCATCGCGGCGTAAAATTCGCTCGGAAACCAAAGACGGGACCCGGATTCACGTCATGGGGAACATTGAATTCCCTAATGAGGTTGAACACTGTGCCGAACGGGGCGCAGACGGGATCGGCCTCTACCGAACCGAATTCCTTTACCTGCAGTCCAATACCGAGCCCACCGAAGAAATTCACTACGACGCCTACTGTCGCGTCGTCCAGGCGGCTCAAAACCGCCCGATTGTCATCCGAACCCTCGATCTGGGTGCAGATAAGATTCCTCGTGGCTATCGCCACCTGGCCAAAGAGGGCATGAACCCGGCTTTGGGGCTCCGCAGTGTCCGCCTCAGTCTGCGAGACCTGCCGCTCTTCAAAACCCAGCTCCGGGCTATCTTCCGGGCAGCCGTACACGGGGATGTCCGCATCATGTTCCCCCTCATCTCTACTCTGCTCGAATGGCGACAGGCCAAGATGATTGTCGGTGACGTTCTGGAAGATCTCGAAGAACGGGGTGTGGATTTCAATCCCAATATTCCGATAGGAATGATGGTAGAAGTCCCGGCAGCTGCCCTGCTGGCAGAAGAATTTGCCGAAGAAGTTGACTTTTTCTCCATTGGGACAAACGACTTAATTCAGTATACTCTGGCAGTGGATCGGTCTGATCCCGCCGTTTCGTCGCTCTACAACTCTGCTGATCCTTCGATTTTAAGGCTCATCAAAATGGTGGTAGAAGCGGCCCGTAAAAAAAACATACCGGTTACCGTTTGTGGGCAGATGAGCTCCGACCTGAAATCGATCCCGCTGCTGGCAGGCCTGGGGATTCGACAGATCAGTGCTACACCACTGGCCATTCCGGAAGTAAAAGAAGTAATCAGACATCTGACAATCGCCCGGGCCGAGGAAATCGCAGCACATGCGATGACCATCGACGTGGCCCGCGACGTTGAAAGTTATTTAAGAGGAGAATTGTACAAAATCTGTCCTGACCTGTTTGATGAAGAGCTTCCTTTGTAA
- a CDS encoding HPr family phosphocarrier protein translates to MACFQPASVVIKSAMQESVCRQIVTVKMKQGLHLRPISEIVRMTRDYSCEFKISNGDRSANAREVYDLLELQALPETELVLEAVGDDATKLMEEIVQFFESGYKKFEEVSDLSE, encoded by the coding sequence ATGGCCTGTTTTCAGCCAGCTTCTGTAGTTATCAAAAGTGCCATGCAAGAATCTGTTTGCCGTCAGATTGTCACCGTCAAAATGAAACAGGGTCTGCATTTACGCCCAATTTCTGAAATTGTCAGAATGACCCGTGACTATTCTTGCGAGTTTAAAATTTCCAATGGAGATCGGTCAGCTAATGCCCGGGAAGTCTATGACCTGCTGGAACTGCAGGCACTCCCGGAAACCGAACTGGTCCTGGAAGCAGTCGGCGACGACGCCACAAAACTCATGGAAGAAATCGTTCAGTTTTTTGAATCAGGATACAAAAAATTTGAAGAAGTCTCTGATCTGTCTGAATAG
- a CDS encoding PTS sugar transporter subunit IIA, whose translation MKLTDFVVSEAIIPELNVTTKEEAIRTMVASLKNAGSISADDEEGIVSAILKREELGSTGIGNGVAVPHTKHSSVENLTAAVALSSDGVDFASLDGEDVYILFLLISPLDRPGDHLRGLENISRHLRNQNFCKFLRQSKNIEDIVELLNEADSNQLD comes from the coding sequence ATGAAGTTAACAGACTTCGTGGTTTCGGAAGCGATCATTCCGGAATTGAATGTGACAACCAAAGAAGAAGCAATCCGCACCATGGTCGCCAGCCTGAAAAATGCAGGTAGCATTTCGGCTGATGACGAAGAAGGTATCGTATCGGCAATTCTCAAACGGGAAGAACTGGGATCTACCGGAATTGGTAACGGCGTTGCAGTCCCCCACACCAAACATTCTTCTGTCGAAAACCTGACAGCAGCTGTGGCCCTCTCTTCAGACGGGGTCGATTTTGCCAGCCTGGACGGCGAAGATGTTTATATTCTGTTTTTGCTGATCTCCCCCTTGGATCGTCCAGGAGATCACTTACGCGGCCTGGAGAATATTTCTCGCCACCTGCGGAATCAGAACTTCTGTAAGTTTCTCCGCCAGTCCAAGAACATTGAAGACATTGTTGAACTGCTCAACGAAGCGGACAGCAATCAACTGGACTAA
- the raiA gene encoding ribosome-associated translation inhibitor RaiA: MQVAITCRHGSVSDGLREYITEKSEKLLTYFERVTAIQITIDQGENQNRVEILVDAEHKHNFVSHAEGDEVKPNFHAALSKMEQQIKKYKQKIQDHRRDLPMNEIAENGMAEAEAESEEETESE; encoded by the coding sequence GTGCAAGTTGCGATTACTTGTCGTCATGGCAGCGTCTCAGATGGTCTGCGTGAATATATTACTGAAAAGTCTGAGAAGTTACTGACTTACTTTGAGCGGGTAACTGCAATCCAGATCACAATCGATCAAGGCGAAAACCAGAACCGGGTCGAAATTCTCGTTGATGCAGAACACAAACACAATTTTGTTTCGCATGCAGAAGGTGACGAAGTTAAACCCAACTTCCACGCCGCTTTGAGCAAGATGGAACAGCAGATTAAAAAATATAAACAAAAGATTCAGGATCACCGCCGCGATCTCCCCATGAATGAAATCGCTGAGAATGGAATGGCTGAGGCGGAAGCCGAATCCGAAGAAGAAACCGAATCTGAATAA
- a CDS encoding FmdB family transcriptional regulator yields MPTYVYEVVNPDGSAGERFEVIQRMSEPILTQHPETGEPVRRVITAANISGKWSDAEAKRTLNDDKRLGELGFTKYVKSSSGKYEKRAGDGPDLISAD; encoded by the coding sequence ATGCCTACTTATGTGTATGAAGTCGTCAACCCTGATGGGTCGGCTGGTGAACGATTCGAAGTCATTCAACGGATGAGTGAACCAATTTTAACGCAGCATCCAGAGACCGGAGAGCCGGTTCGACGTGTCATTACTGCTGCGAATATTTCCGGAAAATGGTCAGACGCCGAGGCGAAGCGTACCTTAAACGATGACAAACGTCTGGGAGAGCTGGGATTCACTAAGTATGTGAAATCCTCCAGCGGAAAGTACGAGAAGCGGGCCGGCGATGGACCGGACCTGATTTCTGCCGATTAG
- a CDS encoding polysaccharide biosynthesis/export family protein has product MARHNMATIECKGSIKMLRLYTSDLAQRGQFWCALVLLLALNGCAAIHPLKGVPAQYLPNEYKGEVRSGKETIDLSLLRQPAPKHYLLDSGDVLGVYIEGVLGQFKEVPPVHFPQTQEVAPSLGYPIPIREDGTISLPLIGTVFARGLTLTQLEETIRRKYTTEKDILREGRDRILISLQKPRSYRVLVIRQENANDLVGATVGNLNIGRSKRGTGRVINLPAYNNDVLHALAETGGLPGLDAENSIYIIRGGANEMNQSVCPPPVQTGSHSMNEPRNTQKIQQVSDSYTPLPAPTQLPSDTAFQVGQPLYSFEGNNYYSGDFPAPTMINDSTMQRPGIVKIPIRLSPGEKVNLTREDIILHDGDVVFIESRDTEIFYTGGLLGGGQYTLPRDYDLDILGAISIAQGGNNSSNGKSTGGPSALNQDVTISASNAIILRQLPNGTQLPIKVDLYQAVRDPSQRVLIQPGDYIILQYTKSEAIAAFIERHLLEGALFGLAASNLQNGGGNR; this is encoded by the coding sequence ATGGCACGACACAACATGGCAACTATCGAATGTAAAGGTTCGATCAAAATGTTGAGACTCTACACCTCTGACCTCGCACAGCGGGGACAGTTCTGGTGCGCACTGGTCTTGCTGCTGGCCCTGAATGGCTGTGCCGCCATCCATCCACTCAAAGGCGTTCCCGCACAATACCTGCCGAATGAGTACAAAGGTGAAGTCCGTTCCGGCAAGGAAACCATTGACCTTTCACTGCTCCGTCAACCCGCCCCCAAACACTACCTGCTGGACTCAGGAGATGTATTGGGAGTTTATATCGAAGGCGTCCTGGGACAATTTAAAGAAGTCCCCCCCGTTCATTTTCCTCAGACACAGGAGGTCGCGCCTTCATTAGGTTACCCGATTCCCATTCGTGAAGACGGTACAATCTCACTTCCTCTGATTGGCACCGTGTTTGCCCGGGGACTCACGCTAACTCAGTTGGAAGAGACGATTCGCCGCAAATACACAACCGAGAAGGATATTCTTCGCGAAGGACGGGATCGAATCCTGATCAGCCTGCAGAAGCCACGTTCGTATCGGGTGCTGGTGATTCGCCAGGAAAATGCCAATGACCTGGTGGGAGCCACCGTCGGCAACCTGAATATTGGTCGCTCCAAGCGGGGAACCGGCCGGGTCATCAATTTACCCGCTTATAATAATGACGTCCTGCATGCCCTGGCAGAAACAGGTGGTCTGCCTGGACTGGATGCAGAAAACTCGATCTATATTATTCGAGGCGGAGCCAATGAGATGAATCAATCGGTCTGTCCCCCTCCAGTGCAGACCGGTTCCCATAGTATGAATGAGCCGCGTAACACTCAGAAAATCCAACAGGTCTCTGACTCATACACTCCGCTACCGGCTCCAACTCAGCTTCCATCAGACACAGCCTTCCAGGTGGGACAGCCCCTGTATTCGTTTGAGGGAAACAACTATTACTCCGGGGACTTCCCTGCTCCGACCATGATCAACGATTCCACCATGCAGCGGCCCGGCATCGTCAAGATCCCGATCCGACTCAGCCCGGGTGAGAAGGTCAACCTCACGCGCGAAGACATAATCCTGCACGATGGTGATGTGGTGTTTATTGAGTCGCGAGATACGGAGATCTTTTATACCGGCGGCCTGCTGGGTGGAGGACAATACACGCTGCCCCGCGATTACGACCTCGATATTTTGGGCGCCATCTCCATTGCCCAGGGAGGCAACAATTCCAGCAATGGTAAATCAACGGGAGGTCCTTCGGCACTCAACCAGGATGTGACAATCAGTGCCAGCAACGCGATCATCCTCCGGCAACTGCCGAATGGCACCCAACTCCCCATTAAGGTCGACCTCTATCAGGCAGTCCGCGATCCGAGTCAACGTGTGCTGATTCAGCCCGGCGACTACATCATTCTGCAATACACCAAGTCTGAAGCGATCGCAGCCTTCATTGAAAGACACCTGCTGGAAGGTGCATTGTTCGGGCTGGCAGCCTCGAATCTCCAGAATGGCGGAGGCAACCGCTGA
- a CDS encoding diguanylate cyclase has protein sequence MNSSLIANSQTVPQQQSVHGSYHMGSSQILRELVAFSVESDELALNIQHTDDVDQVICRKHLRKLLTALQARDAVTLGHCRRVAFLAKGIASNLGWEGIHLKRLEVAALLHDIGKIGVPDHIIFKPGKLTSDEIELMSHYHHIGLDVLQACRTDHEVLTILSQTRFHFSGATNGYQCIGSEVHQGARILAIADAYDSLATDQVYRTGKKHEEIMSILMGAAGTQFDGNIICALSRWEQTERETFHEAIQEVNRNFQPKPLTEQEIAEANLISNIFSYLFQIESLYDGFYIVNSDFQFVLFSPGLELLTNLRAGDMLGNAWTNHSVPVTNQDGTMLASSEHTMNRVIASGKSMTTELMLKRPDGRLIQIEVQSVPMFGEDGRLVGVAEIFRDLSRSLKRPQEFNQLKMAASQDALTSVANRGELETQLAIMLNQASQNQNTAPLSIIFIDADHFKNINDTYGHAVGDQVLIELARLFQHETYSGELVGRYGGEEFVILCPETNLEHARLKAERLRLAVNNLKLENLNNNRITASFGVAQLEPGDSLESLFHRADNALYQAKETGRNRVCSLTCEEQMSGAVPEAVAPDQSNAGKMVFESSFSALISSDIVVYKLGGFVNDNDARLTEVNPNRAVMRLGKAGLLPFWGKTDDRRPIEVELVFDNATRKSTSGSRNATPRVEVMIRMTPLGWIKQPEVFQKRAARVFRLLKDYFVAD, from the coding sequence ATGAATAGTTCCCTGATAGCCAACAGTCAAACCGTGCCACAGCAGCAGTCTGTGCATGGCAGCTATCATATGGGCTCTTCACAGATCCTGAGGGAACTGGTTGCTTTTTCGGTCGAATCCGATGAACTGGCACTCAATATACAACACACGGACGACGTTGATCAGGTTATCTGCCGAAAACACCTGCGCAAACTATTAACTGCGCTACAGGCGCGTGATGCCGTCACACTCGGCCACTGCCGACGTGTCGCTTTCCTGGCCAAAGGCATTGCCAGTAATCTGGGCTGGGAAGGCATCCACCTGAAACGACTGGAAGTAGCCGCCCTGCTGCACGATATTGGTAAAATCGGCGTCCCCGACCACATCATTTTCAAGCCAGGTAAGCTGACATCAGATGAGATCGAACTGATGTCGCATTACCACCACATTGGTCTCGATGTGCTACAAGCCTGTCGCACCGATCATGAAGTATTGACCATCCTCTCGCAAACCCGCTTTCACTTCAGTGGGGCGACCAATGGATATCAATGCATCGGCAGTGAGGTTCATCAGGGGGCACGCATCCTGGCGATCGCCGACGCCTATGATTCACTGGCCACCGATCAGGTCTATCGTACCGGGAAGAAACATGAAGAGATCATGTCGATTCTCATGGGAGCCGCAGGTACTCAGTTCGATGGCAACATTATCTGTGCCCTGTCCCGCTGGGAACAGACCGAACGGGAAACCTTCCACGAGGCTATTCAGGAGGTCAATCGGAACTTTCAGCCGAAGCCACTGACTGAGCAGGAGATCGCGGAAGCCAACCTGATCAGCAATATTTTCTCTTACCTGTTTCAGATTGAAAGCCTTTACGACGGCTTTTATATCGTCAATTCAGATTTCCAGTTTGTATTATTCAGCCCGGGTCTGGAACTACTGACCAACCTGCGGGCTGGCGACATGCTGGGCAACGCCTGGACCAACCACAGCGTTCCGGTGACGAATCAGGATGGAACGATGCTCGCCTCATCCGAGCACACAATGAACCGGGTCATTGCCAGTGGGAAATCAATGACCACAGAACTGATGCTGAAACGACCGGATGGCCGGCTGATTCAGATTGAAGTGCAATCTGTCCCCATGTTCGGGGAAGATGGACGACTGGTCGGCGTAGCGGAGATCTTCCGCGATCTGTCTCGGAGCCTGAAGCGTCCCCAGGAATTCAACCAGCTGAAAATGGCCGCCAGTCAGGATGCACTGACATCCGTTGCCAACCGGGGAGAACTGGAAACCCAGCTGGCAATCATGCTGAACCAGGCCAGCCAGAACCAGAACACGGCCCCGCTAAGCATCATCTTCATCGACGCTGATCACTTTAAAAACATCAACGACACCTATGGCCATGCGGTTGGCGATCAAGTGCTCATTGAACTGGCCCGTCTGTTTCAGCATGAAACCTATTCCGGAGAACTGGTGGGCCGTTACGGGGGTGAAGAATTTGTCATTCTCTGCCCGGAAACCAATCTGGAACATGCACGACTGAAAGCAGAACGCCTGCGACTGGCAGTGAACAATCTCAAACTGGAAAATTTAAACAATAACCGCATCACTGCCTCGTTTGGTGTCGCGCAGCTGGAGCCGGGAGACTCTCTGGAAAGCCTGTTCCATCGTGCTGACAATGCCCTCTACCAGGCAAAAGAAACAGGGCGTAATCGAGTCTGCTCCCTGACCTGTGAAGAACAGATGTCAGGCGCGGTTCCTGAAGCCGTCGCTCCCGACCAATCCAATGCAGGTAAAATGGTCTTTGAGAGCTCCTTCAGCGCTCTCATCTCCTCCGATATTGTTGTTTACAAGCTCGGAGGCTTTGTCAATGACAATGATGCACGCCTCACCGAAGTCAATCCGAACCGTGCCGTCATGCGTCTGGGTAAGGCCGGCTTGCTCCCCTTCTGGGGAAAAACGGATGACCGCCGCCCTATTGAGGTGGAACTGGTCTTTGATAATGCCACCCGGAAATCCACTTCCGGCTCACGAAATGCGACACCTCGCGTGGAAGTCATGATCAGAATGACTCCCCTGGGCTGGATCAAACAGCCTGAAGTCTTCCAGAAACGGGCCGCTCGTGTCTTTCGTCTGCTGAAAGATTATTTCGTCGCCGACTGA
- a CDS encoding IclR family transcriptional regulator, which translates to MPAPDTNHKSAAAASPSLQRGIALLEYLAKHSHGCTLSELSEELSVPQASLLRIGKALEEMGYLSRDVASKKYYLTNRFLQLIPPSVQDRPLSECAIGPMRELRDLTGETTQLCCLIDTEIVILEQLLARHPFKYSAEIGARAPCYSCAPGKAIAAFLPENEREDLVNRIRFKRFTPHTITSKRAFLNELDVIRKRGYALDHEEGLSGIRCVAAPILDRNGIAIAAFTITGPAERIPQDEYESLGNIVQSRAAQVTIAFNT; encoded by the coding sequence ATGCCCGCTCCCGATACAAATCACAAATCGGCGGCTGCCGCCTCCCCCAGCCTGCAACGGGGTATCGCCCTGCTCGAATATCTGGCGAAGCACTCGCACGGTTGTACGCTCAGCGAACTCAGCGAGGAACTCTCTGTCCCCCAGGCATCTCTGCTGCGGATCGGGAAAGCACTGGAAGAAATGGGATACCTTTCCCGCGACGTTGCTTCAAAAAAATACTATCTGACCAATCGCTTCCTGCAGTTGATTCCCCCCAGTGTCCAGGATCGCCCTCTGTCGGAATGCGCAATTGGCCCCATGCGGGAATTGCGCGACCTGACCGGCGAAACAACACAGCTCTGCTGCCTGATCGATACGGAAATTGTGATTCTGGAACAGCTGCTGGCTCGGCATCCATTTAAATATTCCGCTGAGATTGGTGCCCGGGCTCCCTGTTACAGTTGTGCTCCGGGTAAAGCCATCGCTGCTTTCCTTCCGGAAAATGAACGCGAAGACCTGGTGAACCGCATCCGCTTTAAACGTTTCACCCCGCACACCATCACATCGAAACGGGCCTTCCTGAACGAGCTGGACGTGATTCGCAAACGGGGCTACGCCCTGGATCACGAAGAAGGACTCTCCGGGATTCGCTGTGTGGCTGCCCCCATTCTGGATCGTAACGGAATTGCCATTGCAGCATTCACGATTACCGGTCCCGCAGAACGCATCCCCCAGGACGAATACGAATCGCTGGGGAATATTGTCCAGTCGCGGGCAGCTCAGGTCACGATCGCCTTCAATACCTGA